In the Desulfonauticus submarinus genome, GGGCAAGTGGAAATGATGAGAGTTTTAGAATTGACTGAATTAAAGAGAGAAGATTTTTCTTTGATTCTTATAGGTAGTTAAAAGGGCTTTTATTTAAAAAGTTCAGAGACTTTTAAAAATGAAATAAAAGGGGCTGGAATATGTCAAAAAAGATGGAGCTTAAAAAAAAGGGGGTACTTTTAACTATAGACCTTTCTTTTTATTTAGAGATGAGCGGAAAGCCAAACTTGGATGCAGGAGAGGTAGGCCTAATTACAAAACATTGGCAAACGTGGTTTTCTTTTTTTAATGCATATACATTGGGCGAGCCAAAAGGTTTTTTGATAATTTTTTTAGGCAAAGAGGTAGAAAAAGAAATAGAAGCCGCTTGGGTCACAAGTCCAAGTAAAGGCTATGCACTGGATTTGATGGCAAAAACTATGCTTATGTCTGCAGTAAAAGAGTTTATTCCAGAACTTGCAACTTTAAAATGTGCTCCTGTTCCAAAAGTTAATAAGCAAATTAGACGTAAAATTGCTTCTGTTGGTTTAGAAATGAAAAAGAATGGTATTTTAAATCATAAATATGCTGTATTTACTTATTTTCCCTATAAGGGGGGGTGCGAGGTTTGCTTGTTAAAAGAAAATTGTCCAGGGCCCAATAATCAATTTGGTAAATAAGTAAGTCCATTTAGCTAAAAAAAGTTTAAAGTAGGTTGTTAAAACTTAATTTTTCTAGGTGTTTATCCAAGCCACCTAATTTAATGGGGGTATATCCTAGAGTTTTTTCCCAAACTAAGTCAGATTCCATACAGTAATATATTTGGTCTTTAAGGCCAGCTTTTTTTAATTTTTTTACTATAAAAGAGAACATTTTGAGGCGTAAAGGCAAAAATAATCTTAACTTGCCATCTAATCCGTAAATGTATTCTTCGTAGATATAAGTTGATTTGGGGTGTTTTTGAGAGATGGTATGAAAGAGTTCTGGCATTCCTCTAAAAGATCCAAGACTAAGGTAGCAGATATGTTCTGGTTTTAAGTAATCAAATACCATTTCAATAGTTTTTGAATATCCTTTTTCCCAATTTGGATAATAAATTATAGGGTCAAAATGAAGGCAAACTTTGATTCCCAGTGATACACATTTTTGAGCTGCCCTGAGGCGTTCTTCTAAGGGGATTACGAGTTTTTCTTCTTTTTTTACTATTTCTGGAGCATTTAAGGACCAAGCTGGTAAGATATGGTCAATTTTATGAAGACCATTTGTCCAACTTAAATCTGCTACTTTACTTTTTAACTCAAGGCGTACGTTAGAATAGTTTTGTAAAAAATTGGTTAATTTTTGAGCATATCCTGTAAGGGGTTCTAAGACCAACGAATCTGTAAATTCTCCTGTTCCTGTTCTAAAACGAAGATTAGGGTTTGTTTTAAAAGTTTTATCTAGTTCTTGGAATAAATCGTCTATATTTGCCCATATTTTTAAAGTTTTATCTTGAAAATAGGCTTGAAGAATACAGTAAGTGCAATTTAAAGGACAGTTTTCCCCAAAATGAATTATTTTGTATCCACAGCAATTATAATACCTTGTTCCTGGACAAAAGCGTAAAAATTTGCCTTTAAATTTTTTCAAAATTAAACTTTGAGGTTGGTAAGATTGCGTTGAACTTAAAGGCAAAATTTTTATGTCAGGAAGATGTTTTTTTACATTTTGAAGAATAGGATTAGTAGTGGATAAGCTTGGATCAAGGTAAAGGTATTTTAAATTTAAATAAGAAGGAAGTTTAGATGTCAAGAAAACTCTCCCAATTTGCCCAAGGATTTTGTTTTGCAATCAATTTTAACTCTTCGATTGCGTGGGATAAATCTTTAGGATTTGAAAATTTTCCTTTAAAAATAAGGTTGCTATTTTCTAATTGAAATGGATGGTCAATAGTCCAACCTGTGCCTGCTTGAAGGTTTTTGAGATGATTTAGTATTTTTGAATGTGTTTGAGATAAAAGTGGATAGCGATACTTCCAAACAAGGTTTAGTATTTTTTTTATCTTGTCTTGTGGGGATAGGTTAGAGCTCAGAACAGTGAAGATGTTCATTTCTTCTAAGAGTGAGTTAAGTTGTTTTTGAGTTTTTAGGCTGATTTCATTTAGCCATTGGAGAACTTTTTTTTGATTAGATTTAGACCATTTTAGATCTTTAAACAATAAAAAAAGAACCTCTTGTTCATTTAGGGAGAAATTTTTAACTAAGCCCCCTATCTCTAAGTCAAGATGCTCCAATTGTAGGAGGTTATCCCATTTTTTAGGAAGTTTTATCCAATTGTTAAGCAGCTTTAATTGTAGGCCTTTTGGGTGGATCCCTAATATTGCTAATTCTTGGGAAGACAGTTTAAATTTAGAAAAAAATCTAAATGCTTTTACTAAAGCCCACTGGGCAGGATAAGGTAGATTATTTAAAGAATAATAAATGAAGCCCAACTTTTTGGGAGATTTTTTTTCTATTTTTAAGGCTAAGATATTTTTTTTTAAATTTTTTAAGGCTAAAGTTCGTTTATATCCATGGATAAGGAAAATTTTTTCCTGTTCTTGAAAAATAAGGATTGGCTCTAATTGCCCTAAATATTCTAAACTTTTTAAAAGCTCTGGGCAAGGCTCTTTAGGCCAGAGTATCCAAGGGTTTTCTGTAATTATCTGATTAGGGTCTATTAAGGATAATTTTTCTTTTAAAGCTAACATTTTGTTCCCATCACTTGACATCTTTTCTTTTCTCTACATATAGGACAAAATCCAAGTAAAGATTAATATGTGAAAAAAGTAATTTGTGCAATTTAAAATCTTACTTCTGAGTTTTAGGGTTTAGTCAATAGGGTGTGTAAATAGATCCCTGAATAGAGGGGAAAAATATTTTGAAAGGGGGCTAATTAATGCGGGAGAAACTTGAGAAACAAAGAACTTATGCACTGGTTGGCCATGGTGGCTGTGGAAAAACTTCTGTTGCTGAGATGCTGTTGTTTCAGGCAAAGGTTATTTCACGCCTAGGCAAAATAGAAGAAGGCACCACTTGTTTAGATTATGAGCCTGAAGAGATTAAAAGACGCGGTAGTATTCAACCTGGTTTTGCTTATTTTAAGTGGCAAAAAGGAGATCATTATTTAATTGATGTGCCTGGTGATGCTAATTTTAATGGGGATATTCAATATTTGCTTACAGCAGCAGATGGTGTTGTGTTTGTTTTAGATGCTATAGATGGAGTTAAGCCTTTAACTAAGAAAATGTGGGCAGAGGTTGAAAAGGCAGGGCTTCCTTCTATTATTTTTATTAATAAAATGGATAGAGAACGAGCTAATTTTGATCAGGCTTATGAAGGTTTGAGTAATGTTTTAGGAATAAAAGCAATACCTCTGTTTCTTCCCATAGGTGCAGAAGCAGATTTTCAAGGAGTGGTAGATATTTTAGAGCAAAAGGCTCTCTTTTTTACTGAAGATGGCAAGGTAAAAAGTGGAGACATCCCAGCAGAATTGGCAGATAAGGTGGAAGAACTTAGGACTGCTTTGATTGAAGATATTGCAGAAAGTGATGAGGCTCTCATGGAAAAATATCTTGAAGAGGGAGAGCTTAGCAAAGATGAAATTTTAAGTGGTTTAAAAAAGGGAATTTTAGCAAGGGAATTATTTCCTGTATGTGTTGGAGCTGCTTTGGTTAATAAAGGGGGAAATATTTTATTGGATACCATTAATTGGCTTTTGCCTTCACCATTAGAACGAGCTCCTTTTGAAGGAGAAGATGGAGAAGAAAGACCTTCTAGCCCTGATGAGCCACTGGCTGCCTTTGTATTTAAAACTATTGTGGATCCTTTTACCGGGCAGTTAAGTGTGATGCGAGTACTTTCTGGAGTGCTTAGTTCAGATATGACTCTTTTAAATGCTAACAAAGATAGTAAAGAAAAATTGGGTCAGTTATTGGTTTTTGAAGGGAAAAAACAAGTGCCAGTAAAAGGAGAAGTTGGACCAGGGGCAATAGTAGCTGTAGCAAAATTAAAGGAAACCTCTACAGGAGATACCTTGTGCGATGAAAAGGCTCCTTTTAAACTTAAAAAGCCAGATGTTGCCCCGTGTATTATTTCTTATGCCTTGGCTGCAGAAAAACAAGGAGAAGAAGATAAAGTTTTTGCATCTGTTCAAAAACTTTTAGATGAGGATATTACTTTAGAACTTACAAGGAATGAAGAGACAGGGGATATGCTTCTCTCTGGTATGGGGCAATTACATATAGAAACAACAGTTGAAAAGGTGAAAAGGCGATATAAAGTTGGTATTGTTTTAAAAACTCCTAAGATTCCTTATCGAGAGACTATAAAGGGTAAGGCAGAGGTCCAAGGAAAATATAAAAAGCAAACAGGTGGTAGAGGACAATATGGTGATTGTTGGATTAGGCTAGAACCTTTGCCTAGAGGTAAAGGGTATGAATTTGTAGATGCTATTGTAGGAGGTGTTATACCCAAACAATATATTCCTGCTGTTGACGCTGGTATTCAAGAGGCAGCTAGAAAGGGCGTAGTAGCAGGTTATCCTGTAGTTGATTTTAAAGTTACTTTGTATGATGGTTCTTATCATAGTGTGGATTCTTCTGAAATGGCTTTTAAGATTGCAGGTTCAATGGCTTTTAAAAAGGCAGTAGAAAAGTGTAAGCCTATTTTGCTTGAACCGATTATGAATGTAACAGTATATATTCCTGATGAGTATATGGGAGATGTAATAGGGGATATTTCTGGGCGTAGAGGTAAAGTTTTAGGTTCGGATTCAAAGAATGGTATTACTGAAGTCAAGGCACAAGTTCCGATGGCAGAAATGTTGAGTTATGCTCAAAGTCTTACTTCCATGACTAGTGGACAAGGGACTTATACTATGGAGTTTGATCACTATGAAGAAGTTCCAAGCCAGATTGCAGAAAAAATTATAGAAGAAAGCAAAGCAGAAGATTAAAAAACAATTAAATTAAAAATAAAAAAGCAGGAGTATGCTCATACTCCTGCTTTTTTATTTTCCTGTCTATTTAATGAAAAATTTTTATATTGTGAAAACTTTTTTAGCTTAGTCTATTTAATTTCTCAACTTTCGTAAGGTTGTTATTCCTC is a window encoding:
- a CDS encoding SPL family radical SAM protein; translation: MTSKLPSYLNLKYLYLDPSLSTTNPILQNVKKHLPDIKILPLSSTQSYQPQSLILKKFKGKFLRFCPGTRYYNCCGYKIIHFGENCPLNCTYCILQAYFQDKTLKIWANIDDLFQELDKTFKTNPNLRFRTGTGEFTDSLVLEPLTGYAQKLTNFLQNYSNVRLELKSKVADLSWTNGLHKIDHILPAWSLNAPEIVKKEEKLVIPLEERLRAAQKCVSLGIKVCLHFDPIIYYPNWEKGYSKTIEMVFDYLKPEHICYLSLGSFRGMPELFHTISQKHPKSTYIYEEYIYGLDGKLRLFLPLRLKMFSFIVKKLKKAGLKDQIYYCMESDLVWEKTLGYTPIKLGGLDKHLEKLSFNNLL
- a CDS encoding ParB N-terminal domain-containing protein yields the protein MLALKEKLSLIDPNQIITENPWILWPKEPCPELLKSLEYLGQLEPILIFQEQEKIFLIHGYKRTLALKNLKKNILALKIEKKSPKKLGFIYYSLNNLPYPAQWALVKAFRFFSKFKLSSQELAILGIHPKGLQLKLLNNWIKLPKKWDNLLQLEHLDLEIGGLVKNFSLNEQEVLFLLFKDLKWSKSNQKKVLQWLNEISLKTQKQLNSLLEEMNIFTVLSSNLSPQDKIKKILNLVWKYRYPLLSQTHSKILNHLKNLQAGTGWTIDHPFQLENSNLIFKGKFSNPKDLSHAIEELKLIAKQNPWANWESFLDI
- the fusA gene encoding elongation factor G; amino-acid sequence: MREKLEKQRTYALVGHGGCGKTSVAEMLLFQAKVISRLGKIEEGTTCLDYEPEEIKRRGSIQPGFAYFKWQKGDHYLIDVPGDANFNGDIQYLLTAADGVVFVLDAIDGVKPLTKKMWAEVEKAGLPSIIFINKMDRERANFDQAYEGLSNVLGIKAIPLFLPIGAEADFQGVVDILEQKALFFTEDGKVKSGDIPAELADKVEELRTALIEDIAESDEALMEKYLEEGELSKDEILSGLKKGILARELFPVCVGAALVNKGGNILLDTINWLLPSPLERAPFEGEDGEERPSSPDEPLAAFVFKTIVDPFTGQLSVMRVLSGVLSSDMTLLNANKDSKEKLGQLLVFEGKKQVPVKGEVGPGAIVAVAKLKETSTGDTLCDEKAPFKLKKPDVAPCIISYALAAEKQGEEDKVFASVQKLLDEDITLELTRNEETGDMLLSGMGQLHIETTVEKVKRRYKVGIVLKTPKIPYRETIKGKAEVQGKYKKQTGGRGQYGDCWIRLEPLPRGKGYEFVDAIVGGVIPKQYIPAVDAGIQEAARKGVVAGYPVVDFKVTLYDGSYHSVDSSEMAFKIAGSMAFKKAVEKCKPILLEPIMNVTVYIPDEYMGDVIGDISGRRGKVLGSDSKNGITEVKAQVPMAEMLSYAQSLTSMTSGQGTYTMEFDHYEEVPSQIAEKIIEESKAED